In Candidatus Eisenbacteria bacterium, the following are encoded in one genomic region:
- a CDS encoding branched-chain amino acid ABC transporter permease, with product MSEFLQQLVNGVTWGSVYALIALGYTMVYGILRLINFAHGDIYMLGAFVGLYASRFLNAGAEPSPGKALVVLLASMVVCAFIGVLIERFAYKPVRKSSRLAALITAIGVSLLLENGGVLVFGADPKFFPQLVVSHPVELGAGVTVSNQQLIVLVVSLVLMLLLRLLVRHTRVGKAMQAVSHNHMAASLMGISVDRIISFTFMIGSALAAAAGVLVALQSPKIEPYMGIMPGLKAFVAAVLGGIGNVPGAVVGGLVMGVAEVLVTGYVSPTYRDAIAFVLLIFILLVRPAGIFGKAVTEKV from the coding sequence ATGTCGGAGTTCCTGCAGCAGCTGGTCAACGGTGTGACGTGGGGAAGCGTGTACGCCCTGATCGCGCTGGGCTACACGATGGTCTACGGCATCCTGCGGCTCATCAACTTCGCGCACGGCGACATCTACATGCTGGGCGCGTTCGTCGGGCTGTACGCGTCGCGCTTTCTCAACGCCGGCGCCGAACCGTCCCCCGGCAAGGCGCTGGTGGTGCTGCTCGCGAGCATGGTGGTGTGCGCGTTCATCGGCGTGCTGATCGAGCGGTTCGCCTACAAGCCGGTGCGCAAGTCCTCGCGCCTGGCGGCGCTCATCACCGCCATCGGCGTCTCGCTGCTGCTCGAGAACGGCGGCGTGCTGGTGTTCGGGGCCGACCCGAAGTTCTTTCCGCAGCTCGTCGTCTCGCACCCCGTCGAGCTCGGGGCGGGAGTGACGGTCAGCAACCAGCAGCTCATCGTGCTGGTCGTCTCGCTGGTGCTCATGCTGCTGCTGCGGCTGCTGGTCCGTCACACGCGCGTCGGCAAGGCGATGCAGGCCGTCTCGCACAACCACATGGCCGCCTCGCTCATGGGCATCTCGGTGGACCGCATCATCTCGTTCACCTTCATGATCGGCTCGGCCCTCGCCGCCGCGGCCGGCGTGCTGGTCGCGCTGCAGAGCCCGAAGATCGAGCCCTACATGGGCATCATGCCGGGGCTCAAGGCGTTCGTCGCCGCGGTGCTGGGCGGCATCGGCAACGTCCCCGGCGCCGTGGTCGGCGGCCTGGTGATGGGCGTGGCCGAGGTGCTGGTGACGGGCTACGTGTCGCCCACCTACCGCGACGCGATCGCGTTCGTGCTGCTCATCTTCATCCTGCTCGTGCGGCCGGCCGGAATCTTCGGCAAGGCCGTGACGGAAAAGGTCTGA
- a CDS encoding branched-chain amino acid ABC transporter permease, whose amino-acid sequence MLRRALGPVALLIALTALNVWLPRAVNPYFYQVLILVGINIILSVSLNLVNGFTGQFSIGHAGFMAVGAYTSAMFSLSVGMKTVAALTRAGVPAWGAEGAMLLVALVLGGLVAAVFGWLVGLPSLRLRGDYLAIVTLGFGEIIRVVILNIDAVGGARGLPGIPHWADFFWVFLGVAVVLVVARNLAHSTHGRAMFAIRDDEIAAEALGVDTTRYKVIAFVLGAFFAGIAGGLFAHYLSYLNPGTFTFLKSIEVIAMVVLGGMGSLSGSVLAAIVLTLLPEVLRPVKDFRMVIYSLLLIVLMITRPQGLLGTSELSWRRLLRRRPAGART is encoded by the coding sequence ATGCTCCGCCGCGCGCTCGGCCCGGTCGCGCTGCTGATCGCGCTCACGGCGCTCAACGTCTGGCTGCCGCGGGCGGTGAACCCCTACTTCTACCAGGTGCTCATCCTGGTCGGCATCAACATCATCCTGTCGGTGTCGCTGAACCTGGTGAACGGATTCACCGGGCAGTTCTCGATCGGACACGCCGGCTTCATGGCGGTCGGCGCCTACACCTCGGCCATGTTCTCGCTCTCGGTCGGGATGAAGACCGTCGCCGCGCTGACCCGCGCCGGCGTGCCGGCGTGGGGCGCCGAGGGTGCGATGCTGCTGGTCGCGCTCGTGCTGGGCGGACTCGTGGCGGCCGTGTTCGGCTGGCTGGTCGGGCTGCCGAGCCTGCGGCTGCGCGGCGACTACCTCGCCATCGTCACGCTCGGCTTCGGCGAGATCATCCGCGTCGTGATCCTCAACATCGACGCCGTGGGCGGCGCGCGCGGCCTGCCCGGCATTCCTCACTGGGCCGACTTCTTCTGGGTGTTCCTGGGCGTCGCGGTCGTGCTGGTGGTCGCGCGCAACCTCGCGCACAGCACGCACGGCCGCGCGATGTTCGCGATCCGCGACGACGAAATCGCCGCCGAGGCCCTGGGCGTGGACACGACGCGCTACAAGGTCATCGCCTTCGTGCTCGGCGCGTTCTTCGCCGGCATCGCGGGCGGGCTGTTCGCGCACTACCTGTCGTACCTGAACCCGGGCACCTTCACGTTCCTCAAGAGCATCGAGGTGATCGCGATGGTCGTGCTCGGCGGCATGGGCAGCCTGTCGGGTTCGGTGCTCGCGGCGATCGTGCTGACGCTGCTGCCCGAGGTGCTGCGGCCGGTCAAGGATTTCCGCATGGTCATCTACTCGCTGCTGCTGATCGTGCTGATGATCACCCGGCCGCAGGGCCTGCTCGGGACGAGCGAGCTGTCGTGGCGGCGGCTGCTGCGCCGCCGTCCGGCGGGAGCGCGGACGTGA
- a CDS encoding ABC transporter ATP-binding protein: MQFGGLKAVADLDLAVGAGELVGLIGPNGAGKTTVFNVITGVYSPTRGRVTFDGRVVSGLKAHRIAAGGITRTFQNIRLFSHLSCRDNVAIAAHPHRRAGLVEAVLRTPGFERDEAKLQREALEMLEALGLAPYADALATELPYGQQRRLEIARALAGRPRLLLLDEPAAGLNPQESEDLMRLIRDVRRRFKLTILLIEHDMKVVMGICERIAVLDYGLKICEGTPAQVCRDPKVIEAYLGEETASA; the protein is encoded by the coding sequence ATGCAGTTCGGCGGCCTCAAGGCGGTCGCCGACCTCGACCTCGCGGTCGGCGCCGGCGAGCTGGTCGGACTGATCGGTCCCAACGGCGCGGGCAAGACGACGGTCTTCAACGTGATCACCGGCGTCTACTCGCCGACCCGCGGCCGGGTGACGTTCGACGGCCGCGTCGTCTCGGGGCTCAAGGCGCACCGCATCGCCGCCGGCGGAATCACCCGGACGTTCCAGAACATCCGACTCTTCAGCCACCTCTCGTGCCGCGACAACGTCGCGATCGCGGCGCATCCGCACCGCCGCGCCGGGCTCGTCGAGGCGGTGCTGAGAACGCCCGGTTTCGAGCGGGACGAGGCGAAGCTGCAGCGCGAGGCTCTGGAGATGCTCGAGGCGCTCGGGCTCGCGCCCTACGCCGACGCGCTCGCCACCGAGCTGCCCTACGGCCAGCAGCGCCGCCTCGAGATCGCCCGCGCGCTCGCCGGCCGGCCCCGGCTGCTGCTGCTCGACGAGCCCGCCGCCGGACTCAATCCGCAGGAGAGCGAGGACCTGATGCGGCTGATCCGGGACGTGCGCCGCCGGTTCAAGCTCACGATCCTGCTCATCGAGCACGACATGAAGGTGGTCATGGGCATCTGCGAGCGCATCGCGGTGCTCGACTACGGCCTCAAGATCTGCGAGGGCACGCCCGCGCAGGTGTGCCGCGACCCGAAGGTGATCGAGGCCTACCTGGGCGAGGAGACGGCGAGCGCATGA
- a CDS encoding ABC transporter ATP-binding protein — protein MSQLEVEGLDVYYGAVHALKGVSLRAEAGEIVTLIGANGAGKTTLLRTLSGLVPAKAGRVTFEGRDITRLPAHRIVALGLSQSPEGRMVFANLTVEDNLELGAYHRKDRAGIRQDREAMYQLFPRLLERRRQLSGTLSGGEQQMLAIARALMARPRVLLLDEPSLGIAPILVRDIFRNIVEINRRGVTVLLVEQNAHMALGVAKRGYVLETGRVVLEDAADRLAANPEVKAAYLGG, from the coding sequence ATGAGCCAGCTCGAAGTCGAGGGCCTCGACGTCTATTACGGCGCCGTGCACGCGCTGAAGGGCGTGTCGTTGCGCGCCGAGGCCGGCGAGATCGTGACGCTGATCGGCGCCAACGGCGCGGGCAAGACGACGCTCCTGCGCACCCTCTCAGGGCTCGTGCCGGCGAAGGCCGGCCGCGTGACCTTCGAGGGGCGGGACATCACCCGGCTGCCGGCGCACCGGATCGTCGCGCTCGGCCTGTCGCAGTCGCCCGAGGGCCGCATGGTGTTCGCGAACCTCACCGTCGAGGACAACCTCGAGCTGGGCGCCTACCACCGCAAGGACCGCGCGGGCATCCGCCAGGACCGCGAGGCCATGTACCAGCTCTTTCCGCGGCTGCTCGAGCGCAGACGGCAGCTCTCGGGCACGCTCTCGGGGGGCGAGCAGCAGATGCTGGCGATCGCGCGCGCGCTGATGGCCCGGCCGCGCGTGCTGCTGCTCGACGAGCCCTCGCTCGGGATCGCGCCGATCCTGGTGCGCGACATCTTCCGCAACATCGTCGAGATCAACCGCCGCGGCGTCACCGTGCTGCTCGTCGAGCAGAACGCGCACATGGCGCTCGGCGTGGCGAAGCGCGGCTACGTGCTCGAGACCGGACGCGTGGTGCTTGAGGACGCGGCCGACCGGCTGGCCGCCAATCCCGAGGTCAAGGCCGCCTATCTCGGCGGCTGA
- a CDS encoding L-seryl-tRNA(Sec) selenium transferase: MPTPKLRTLPAVEKLLGSAPLAAALASLPRAVVVAAVREELAAARKTLRRAGAVAPDPEALAAAAAARARAAARPQLVRVLNATGIVLHTNLGRAPLAEAARRAVNDVAAGYCSLEFDLEAGRRGDRGLGVERRLLRLTGAEAAAVVNNGAAAVLLALTATASGHGVVVSRGELVEIGGSFRVPEVMERSGARLIEVGSTNRTHLRDYERAFARGGRDIAAILRVHPSNFRIEGFTARPTTAELAALARRHKVPLIEDLGSGALVDFAAYGLGREPTVGECLADGADLVTFSGDKLLGGAQAGLVLGRAKLVAGLKKDPLARALRVDKLALAALEATLALLEDPGRASRSLPVLAMLTETSDNLGERADRLAAELTARVPGLSTRVVTGHGEVGGGSLPGTRLAGPVVELTHPTMPAHELERRARAAEPPVIGTVRAKAFRLDVRTLSDAEVGIAATALGRAFAT; the protein is encoded by the coding sequence ATGCCGACCCCGAAGCTCCGCACCCTGCCCGCCGTCGAGAAACTGCTCGGTTCGGCGCCGCTCGCGGCCGCGCTCGCGAGCCTGCCGCGCGCCGTCGTGGTCGCCGCCGTGCGCGAGGAGCTGGCCGCCGCGCGCAAGACCCTGAGGCGCGCCGGCGCGGTGGCGCCGGATCCGGAGGCGCTCGCCGCGGCCGCCGCCGCGCGCGCCCGCGCCGCCGCCCGGCCGCAGCTCGTGCGCGTCCTGAACGCGACGGGCATCGTCCTGCACACGAACCTGGGCCGCGCGCCGCTCGCCGAGGCCGCGCGCCGCGCGGTCAACGACGTGGCCGCCGGCTACTGCTCGCTCGAGTTCGATCTCGAAGCCGGGCGCCGCGGCGACCGCGGGCTCGGGGTCGAGCGGCGGCTGCTGCGCCTGACCGGAGCCGAGGCCGCGGCCGTCGTCAACAACGGCGCGGCCGCCGTGCTGCTGGCGCTGACCGCCACCGCCTCGGGACACGGCGTCGTGGTCTCGCGGGGCGAGCTGGTCGAGATCGGCGGCTCGTTCCGGGTGCCCGAGGTCATGGAGCGCAGCGGCGCCCGGCTGATCGAGGTCGGCTCGACCAACCGCACCCACCTGCGCGACTACGAGCGCGCGTTCGCCCGCGGCGGCCGCGACATCGCGGCCATCCTGCGCGTCCACCCCAGCAACTTCCGCATCGAGGGGTTCACGGCGCGGCCGACGACCGCCGAGCTGGCCGCGCTCGCCCGCCGCCACAAGGTGCCGCTCATCGAGGACCTGGGCAGCGGCGCGCTGGTGGATTTCGCGGCGTACGGGCTGGGGCGCGAGCCGACGGTGGGCGAGTGCCTCGCCGACGGCGCCGACCTGGTCACGTTCAGCGGCGACAAGCTGCTCGGCGGCGCGCAGGCCGGGCTCGTGCTGGGGCGCGCGAAGCTCGTCGCGGGCCTCAAGAAGGACCCGCTCGCGCGCGCCCTGCGCGTGGACAAGCTGGCGCTGGCCGCGCTCGAGGCGACGCTGGCGCTGCTCGAGGATCCCGGGCGGGCGAGCCGCTCCCTGCCGGTGCTGGCGATGCTGACCGAGACTTCCGACAACCTCGGGGAGCGCGCCGACCGGCTGGCCGCCGAGCTGACCGCCCGCGTGCCCGGACTCTCGACCCGCGTCGTTACGGGGCACGGCGAGGTGGGCGGCGGCTCGCTGCCGGGCACGCGGCTCGCGGGCCCGGTCGTCGAGCTGACGCACCCCACGATGCCCGCGCACGAGCTGGAGCGTCGCGCCCGCGCCGCGGAGCCCCCGGTGATCGGTACCGTGCGGGCGAAGGCCTTCCGCCTCGATGTGCGCACGCTGAGCGATGCCGAAGTCGGAATCGCCGCGACCGCCCTTGGCAGGGCGTTCGCGACCTGA